The Pelodiscus sinensis isolate JC-2024 chromosome 10, ASM4963464v1, whole genome shotgun sequence genome has a segment encoding these proteins:
- the DTYMK gene encoding thymidylate kinase, translated as MACRRGALVVLEGADRSGKSTQARRLVEALRGAGQRAELLRFPDRTTDIGKLISSYLENKNNLEDHTVHLLFSANRWEQVPLIKEKLNQGITLVVDRYAFSGVAFTSAKENFSMDWCKQPDVGLPKPDLIVFLRLSVLEAAQRGDFGNERYECSAFQEKVLQNYQQLMKDKTLNWKIVDASKSIEELHNEIKSFTEAAMQEVQNKPIGELWK; from the exons ATGGCCTGCAGGCGCGGGGCGCTGGTGGTGCTGGAGGGGGCGGACCGCAGCGGCAAGAGCACGCAGGCCCGCCGGCTGGTGGAGGCGCTGCGGGGCGCCGGGCAGCGCGCCGAGCTCCTGCGCTTCCCGG ACAGAACAACAGACATTGGGAAGCTAATTAGCTCCTACTTGGAGAACAAGAATAATCTGGAGGACCACACAGTGCATCTGCTTTTCTCTGCTAACCGCTGGGAACAAGT GCCCTTGATTAAAGAAAAGTTAAATCAAGGCATCACTCTAGTGGTGGACAGATACGCCTTTTCCGGAGTGGCCTTCACAAGTGCCAAAGAG AATTTTTCCATGGATTGGTGCAAACAGCCTGATGTAGGGCTTCCAAAGCCAGATTTGATCGTGTTTCTTCGACTGAGTGTGTTGGAGGCAGCACAGCGAGGGGACTTTGGAAACGAACGCTATGAATGCAGCGCCTTCCAGGAGAAAGTTCTACAGAATTACCAGCAATTGATGAAGGACAAGACTTTAAACTGGAAG ATAGTTGATGCTTCGAAGAGCATTGAAGAGTTGCACAACGAAATTAAGTCTTTCACTGAGGCGGCCATGCAGGAGGTTCAGAATAAGCCCATAGGAGAACTCTGGAAATAG